Part of the Devosia sp. SL43 genome, GGGATCTCCTTAAGTGGATCGTGCCAGGACTGGCCACAGTCCTGGGCGGAACGACGCTGTGTCTGGCGATGACCTCGACTGACATCACCGACAATCTGGCGGCACGAAGCACCGAGGCGGCGCAGCGCGGCGGGTACCATTGGGCCGAACTCTCGTTCGACATGCGTGATATCACCCTGTCCGGTACCACCACCGATCAGGCCCTGGTCGACACGCTGGCACATCGTCTCGGCGACCTCCCGGGAATTCGCAGCGTCACGACCAAAGTCACCCTGGCGCCGGTTGCATCGCCCTATCGTCTGGAAGCCAGCCTCGAAAATGGCATCGTTTCGCTCGACGGTGGGGTGCCCGATGAAACCACCCGCCAGCATCTGCTTGACGTCGCTGGTCTCAAGCAAGGCAATCTCGAACTGCGCTCCGGCATGCCCGACCGGCAGGCCTGGACATCGGGTGCCGAATTCGCCCTCGCGCAGCTGAAATATCTTGATCAGGGCCAGGTCGCGATCGACGATCTGACCGTCAATCTCACTGGCCGAGCCAAATCCGAGCGCGATTTCCGCGACCTGCTCATCGTCATGCGGGCAGGGGCCCCGGCTGGAGTGACACTCGGGGAGGTCGCAATCACGCCGGCGCTCGTTTCACCCTATCAGTGGAGCGCCACCTCAGACGGCAAACGCATCGATGTCACCGGTTTCGTCCCGGATGAAACGCTCGTCGAGCGCTTCCGCACCGCCGAAGTCGCCGGTCTGCCGGTCGCGACCGGTCTGGCGCTGGGCTCCGGCGAACCTGCTGGATTTGCCGAGCTTTCTCAAAAGCTTATCGAACAGCTTGCACGTCTTGAATACGGTTCGGCCACCATCACCGATGGCGAAAGCACGCTGACCGGCGCGCCGCCTACTGCCGAAGTCGCCCAGGCCATCGTGACCGAACTCGGCGCAGCCGGCTCGATCATCGTCCTGGATCCGCCGCGCATTGAGGATTACTGGGTCAGCGCCACGCTGCAGCCTGGTGGTCTCATGGTGTTCGACGGATACGCCCCCGACGAAGCAACGCGTGCGGCCCTCGGCGAACGTCCTGGCGCCGATATCACTTGGCTGAAGCTCGGTCGCGGTGCCCCTGAGCGCTACCAGTCGGCCGTCGATTTCGGCCTGGCGGCCCTCGGCCAGATGAGCGAGGGCCGCTTCGCCCTCCGCGACAATATCGTGACGCTGACTGGTGTCGCCAGTTCTGCTGCGGAGTACAAGGCCTTGCTGTCCACCGTCGCCGGCTCCGCTCCCCAGGGTCTGGTCTTGGCCCGCGCCGAAATCCTGGCGCCACGCGCCAGCACCTATGAGTGGACCGCGTCCAAGGACGCATCCGGCAAGGTCGTCCTTTCCGGCTTCGCCCCCAATCCGGATGCTGCTGCGACGCTGCTTGCCGCAGCAGGGACAGGCGCCTCCGAAACCCTGACCTATGCCTCAGGCGAACCGATCAATTTCGTCGCTTCCGCACAAACAGGCCTCGCCTTGCTGCAATGGCTTGGCGATGGCCGGATCAGCTTCGACGGCAGCGGCTGGCTGGTAACCGGCACTGCCAGGACGCCCATCGACAAAGGCGCTCTTGAAGCCGATTTCGTGACGCGCCAGCTGGCCTCCGCTGGCTGGTCGATGGCTGTCGCCGAGCCGGCTCCGGTTATTCCCGAAGCCTCGCCCTATAACTGGTCCGCAACCCGCAGCGATGGCGCCGTGACCCTGGCCGGCCATGTGCCAACCGCGGCCCTGCAGCGGTTCCTTGCCGTGCATAGCGGCGACGGTGTCAACGACACGACTGCACTGGCCACTGGTGCCCCAGCCGATTTTGTCGCCGCCGCAACCGCTGCCCTCGATGCTGTGCTGGCGCTCTACCAGGCCACTGCATCGTATGACGGAACCACCTGGTCCCTGACCGGTGTTGCGACCACCGCCGAAGCCCGCGATGCCACACTGGCCACCTTGGCTGCCGCCACCGACACTGCCACATGGTCCATCGACGTCAGCGCGCCTGACCCAGTGCCCGTTGCGACCGTGCCCTATGTTTGGTCTGCAACCAAGGCCGCCGATGGCGTAGTCACGCTGACCGGTCTCATTCCCGCCGATGCGCTGCAGCGCTTCGTCGCCGTGCGGGCAGGGGATGGCGTCATCGACCAGACAACTGTCGATCCAACAGCGCCTGCCGGCTTTGCCGAGGACGTCCTCGCGGCCATCGACGCACTGGCAGCACTCAGTGAAGGCTCCGCGCGCTTTGATGGCACGCAATGGAGCATCGACGGCGCGTTGAGCAGCGTGGCCGACTCCGCCACGATTGATGCCGCTCTTGCTACCGCAACAACGCCGGCTGACGCCTGGCAGCTGACCCTGATGAGCCCTCCGCCCGAACCCACGGTGGCCGAAGAGCCACCAGTTGCGGAGGAGCCGGTCACGGCAGAAGAGCCTGTCGCTTCCGCTGAGCCGCTGGCCACGGAGGAGCCTGCGGTTGAGCCTGCTGAACCCGAAGCGCCCGCCGAACCAGTCATTGACCCGGCTTACGCCTTCTCGGCAACACGCTCCGCCGATGGCGCAATGATCCTCAGCGGCCAGGTGCCCGCCGATCCGGCTCTGCGCTACTTCGCCGCCATCACCAAGGGTGACATCGTTGCCGTCACCCTGGCGCAAGGGGCGCCGGCAGGCTTCCTGCCCAGCGCCGAAATCGGCCTCCGAGCCTTGCTGCAACTCAGCCAGGGCCAGCTCGATTTCGCCGCCGGCGCCTGGACCCTCAGTGGTACCGCCGCCGATGCCGCTACCCGGGATGCCATAGTTGCCGCGATCGGCGCCGATAGTGCCGCAATCTGGAGCACCAGCATCGACGTGCCGCCACCCGTGCCCGAGCCCACGGCCTCGCCGACGCCTGAGCCAAGTTCGGCACCACCAGCCAAGGCGGACATTTCCGCCTGCCTGGCGCCGCTTGCCGAATTTTCGGCCCGCAACGCCATCCTGTTCCAGTCCGGAGCGGCCATCATCGCCGCTGAATCCGAACCGGCGCTCGATGAACTGGCCGTCGACCTGGGCGCGTGCCCTGACGCCGTGGTTCATGTCGAGGGCCACACCGATGCCGATGGCGACGAACAGCTCAACATGGCCCTGTCGGTCGCCCGCGCCGAGGCGGTCGTCAACGCTTTGATCGAACGTGGCGTGACCGCCGCGCGGCTCTATGCCGTCGGCTATGGCGAATCCACCCCGATTGCCGATAACGACACCAGCGCCGGCAAGCGTCTCAACCGTCGCATCGTCGTGACGGTGACCGATGACCATTATTGATAGGAGGCCTGCCGGCGGGATAGCGCGATGAGTTGGCACTCCCTAACGTTTCTGATGGGCTACTATTGGCCATACTTGGCTGCGGCTGCGGTGATCGGCCTTGCCGTCGGCTGGCGCAGCTTTAACCCGCCACCCAAGGCGTGAGCGTGCCAGCGTGACCAGCGTTGTTCATATCGCCGAGACCGCCTTGCTGCTGCTGGTTGCCTATCTGGCCGGCTGCATCCTGGGCTATGGGGTGCATCGTATCCTTCACGCTGGGCGCGGGACGCGGCAGCCCACCGTTGTCGCCGCTCCGATTGTCACCGCGCCTCCTGCGGCTTTTTCGCCCACGCCCAAACCGCCTCGCACGCCCGCCGCCCGCCTGGCCGCAGCACACGAGCCTGTCGAGACGAGGCCGACCCTCCCCAAGCCAGAACCAAAGCCCAAGCCGGCCCCCAAGCCAAAGCGCCAACCCGCCGATCCAAGGCCGCCGGCACTCGACGCGCCACGTGGCGGCCAGGCCGATAATCTTAAGCAGATCAAGGGCATCGGCCCCAAGATCGAGGCGTCGCTCAATGGTCTCGGCATCTATCACCTCGACCAGATTGCGGCCTGGACCAAATCCAATATCGATTGGGTCGATAGCCAACTGGCCTTCAAAGGCCGCATCCGCCGCGAGCAATGGGTGGAGCAGGCAACTGAGCTCACTAAGGCGAAGGTCGGCGCCTAGGCAGCGCGCCCCAGCAACTTGGTGCTCGTGCTGATGACGAACTCCGCCACCGCCTCGATCTCCTCACGCTGATCGAACAGCGCGGGCGAGCCCTGACCAGCGATCGTGAGCGCCACCGCATCGGGCCGCCGACGCGTCATTTCATCGAACGTCTCGCGCCGCAGTTGGTCCGTCAGTTGCGTCCGCATCAGCATCAGCGGCGCGCAGGTCAATGCGTCAAACAGCGGCCATTGCGCCATCAGCACGTCGTCGAAATTGATGTCGGCCAAGGCGGCAACGAGACGCGGATCATAGAGCGGCTGCGGCCGTCCGCGTTTGTCGATGGCGTGGCTGCGGCCCATCAGCTCGTCGAGCCTGTCATCCGGAAGCCCCGGATAATCGCCCCCGAGAATGCGCCGGAAACCCGCTGTTACCGCCTTGGTGCCGCGCAGCGCCTCCACATGGGCCAGATTGTTGCGCAACCGCACGATGCCCCGCGAATCCGTCACCGGCCCGGAATCGAGCAGGACTGTGCCGGCAAAGAGCAGGGGATGCATCGCAGCCAGGGCCATCGCCACCTGTCCACCTTGCCCTTGTCCGAGCATGATGGCCCGGTCGATCCCCAGCGCCATGATGATCGACGCTACATCGCGCGCGTCGGCGAGCGAACCATAGTCCTCGGCCCGTGCCCGATTGTCGGCGCGACCACGGCCCGGCAGGTCGATCAACACCACCGGCCACTCGCCCCCGCCCATGCGGCGGAAGTAACCGGCGAACTCCGTGAAATCGCTCATATTGCGCTGATAGCCGGGGATGCAGATCACTGGCAGCCTGCGGCTCGAAAGCCGGCCGGCAACATGCACTGCAGCGCGCAACCCACCCGCCAAGGTCACCTGGCTGACCGGCAGGTTGGCAAAGGCCGGATGATCGGCCGGAACGGTTCTCTGGCGAGGCATGGGCACCTTGGTGACGAACAACGCAAAGTCTTCTAGCACCGGGGCAGTTACGCGACAGTGCTTATCTCCGTTGTCCGTTAACAGCGATGACTATTGGATCGTCCGCAGCGCCTGTTGCAGGGTGATCCGGCTGTCGCCCAATCGCTCGCGATAGACCAGGTAATTGCCCAGCACGCGCTTCACATAGAGCCGCGTCTCCTGGAACGGGATCAGCTCGACCCAGATCACAGGATCCACATTGCTGGCCCGTGGGTCACCATAAGCCGCGATCCATTTGTTGGCGTTGCCCGGCCCGGCATTGTATGCGGCGGCCGCCAGCACCAGCGATCCGTCGTAGCGCTTCAACTGAGTGGCGAGATAAGTCGATCCCAGCAGCGCATTATAGGCCGCGTCGCTCACCAGGCGGCTAGGCGAATAGTCGATGCCCACGTCCCGCGCCACGTCTCTGGCCGTGCCCGGCATCAACTGCATCAGGCCGCGCGCCCCCGCCGACGACACTGCATCCACCTGGAACATCGATTCCTGCCGCGCGATGGCGTAGACCGCAGCGCGGTCCGTCGCCAGTTGCGCATCAGCAGGCACGCCATCCTTGGGAAAGCTGAACAAATCCAGCGGCGTGCCGCGCTGATCGGCGGTGTTGGCAATGCCGATTGCCAGATAATGTGCGCCAATCTCCTGCGCCAGCCGTGCCGCCAGCAGCAACTCGGGCCCGCTCTGCAGGCCATTGCCATAGTGCCGAAGCAGGGGCACGGCCATGTCGCGCTGACCATTGGCCGCCAGCAGCCGCACGGCACGCACAATCTCGTTGCTGTCAAACAGCGTCTGGCTCGCCTGCCAGTCGGGCAGAGGACGGATATCGACGCCCGCCTGGCCCAGTTCGGCCCGGGCCAATTGTCCATAATAGACGGTGCCCAGCTTTGCCGCCGCTTCGAACGCCGCCTGCGCTCCGGCCTGGTCGCCAAGCGCCAGATTGGCCCGCGCCAGCCAGTAGTTGGCCTGCGTTACACTGTCGGCCAGCGTCGAATGCGGCAGCATGGCCTCGAAATGCGTCTTGGCCGCCGCCGCATCCTTCAGGAAGGAGAGTGCGATCCACCCGGCATGGAAATGCGCCTCCACCAGTCGACCTTCGGGGCCATGCGTGTAGCCGGCCGCCGCCTGATAGGCCAGGCCGGGCTGGCCGACATCGAGCAGCCTCCGCACCAGCGTTCGCCGCTCATACCACCACTCCGCCATGTCCGGCGCTTCGTCCGGCGCCTTGGCCAGCCAGTCGACCGCGCTCTGCCACAACTCGAACTGCCGTGCCCGCTGAGCCCGCGAGAAGATAAAGACCGGATTGTCCTGCATACTGGGATCGACCGCATCGAGCAGCGCCTTGGCATTGTCGGCATCGCGCGACACCGCCGCACGGGCCACCACCAGCGACACCTGTTCAGGACTGAGGAACTCGACCAGCCGCTCACTGCCGCGCGCCCGATCATGCATCATCAGGTGCATGGCGCGCTGCCAATGCGTCTCGCGATCCAGCAGCGAGCCCAGTTTGGCCAGTACCGTCTGTTCCAGTGTTTCAGTCAGGAAGTTGTCTATCCATAGGCTGCGGGCAAGTTGGGTCGCCTTGTCCGTCTCGCCGGTGCTGAGATAGGCCGCCGCCAGCGCGATTTGTCCATCGATCGTCTCCGGAGGTGCGCTTCCCAGGGTGCCTATCACGGTCGCGTCGTCAGGCTCACCAGCGGTCAGGGCTTGCTCGATACGGGTGCGATAGGTGCCATCGGGCGCAAAGCCCGGTGCATCCGCCGCAAACCGTTCGACCGACTGATAGTCGATCTTGCCGCCGTTGAAATAGATCGCCGCCCACTGCACCGCCCGCCGTTCCACCGCATTGGGCAGGCCGCTGGCCAGGTCATAGGCCGCAACAGGATCGCCGCCGATAAGGGTCTGCAACGCGGTCCGAAACGCGGCCGACCCCTTGGCATCGGCCACAGGCATGCTGACGCTGGGCTGCACCGCGCCTGTCGTCACCGTATCGATCCCGTCATTGGCCGTCGCAAGGAAGAGGGGGGCAAAGCTCGCCAGTCCCAAAACCGCTGCGATGACGCTTGCCCGAAAGCTCTGCTTCATCTGCCGTCCTGCTGGTACGCAGCGTCTGTCGCGGGTTCGTCCCGCCGGCAGGCGCCTTCTACAAATCCAGCAAGGTGCCCCATCCTTGCGGTTAACCCGACGTTACCTGGTTTAGGTAAACATCGCGTTGCCGCCGGATGTCCCGGCTGGTCGCGGGCACAACAAACCGTTGTGATGCAGCCCGATAAAAACTATGGTGCGCCGCGTAAAAACGGCGCTACAGCCGCTCTATGACACAATGCCACGTCCGAACTGTGGCAATCCAAACCAAGGACTTTCGACAAATGCTGCGAGGATCGATTACGGCGCTCATCACTCCCATGCTCAATGGGAATGTTGATGAGAAAGCCTTCGCCAGCTTCGTCGATTGGCAGATATCAGAGGGCACGCATGGCCTGGTGCCGGTTGGCACCACCGGCGAAAGCCCCACCGTCAGCCATGAAGAACATCGTCGCGTCGTCGAGATTTGCGTCGAGGTCGCCAACAGGCGCGTGCCCGTCATCGCCGGCGCCGGCTCAAACTCGACCGCCGAAGCCGTCTCCCTGGCAAAGTTCGCCGAACAGACCGGCGCCGATGCCGTGCTGTCGGTCGTGCCCTACTACAACAAGCCCAATCAGGAAGGCCTGTTCCAGCATTTCTCCGCTGTCGCCAAGGCCATCGGCATTCCCGTCATCCTCTACAGCGTTCCAGGCCGCACCATTGTCGATCTTGCCGTCGACACCATCGCCCGCCTGCACGACGCCCATGCCAACATCATCGGCGTCAAAGATGCGACGGGTAACCTCGAGCGCGCCACCATGCAGCGCAACAAGCTGGGCAAGGATTTCATCCTGCTCTCGGGCGATGACAGCACCGCTCTGGGCTTCAACGCACATGGCGGCCACGGCTGCATCTCGGTCACCTCAAACGTCGCGCCCCGCCTCTGCTCGCAGATGCAGGAGCTGTCCCTGGCCGGCGATTTTGTCGGCGCCCGCGCAATCAACGACAAGCTGGCCTACCTGCACAAGGACCTGTTCATGGAGCCCAACCCGTCTCCGGCCAAGTATGTCGCCAATCGGCTCAACCTGTGCGCCAACGAGATGCGTCTGCCACTGGTCCCGATCAGCAAGCCGACTCAGGACGCCATGGACTTTGCAATCGCCCATGCAGGTCTTATCTAACCTCCATGGCCCCAAAGAACGACAAAGCAAAGAACGGTGTGATCAGCCACGGTCTCGTGGCTGAAAACCGTCGCTCGCGCTACGATTACGAGATCGGCGAAACTATGGAGGCTGGCCTCGTCTTGACCGGCACCGAGGTCAAGTCACTGCGCCTGGGCAAGGCGCAGATCACCGAATCCTACGCCTCTCCCGAAAAGGGCGAGCTCTGGCTGATCAACGCTCACATCCCAGAATACCTGCAGGCCAACCGCTTCAACCATGAGGAGCGTCGTCCTCGGAAGCTCTTGGTTTCGCGCAAGCAACTGGCCCATCTTGGGGAAGAAGTCTCCCGCGCCGGCAATACCATCGTGCCGCTCAAGCTGTTCTTCAACGACCAGGGGCGCGCCAAGGTGCTGATCGGCATCGGCAAGGGCAAGAAGAACTACGACAAGCGCGAAACCGAGCGCAATCGCGACTGGAACCGCGACAAATCCCGCATCATGAAAGAGGGCGGCCGGGGCTGATTACCGCGTGATCAAGATCGGTGCGTCGCCGGGGCCGACCGTCGTTATCGTCCCCGGCTTCGACGGCGGTGCCTCGGTAACGGCCAGTTCATAGTTTCCGGCGCCGCCCTTCTCGCCTCTTACGACGATGAGATAGGTGCCATCCACCGGCAACGTGACGCCAGTGATGAGCCCCTGGCCGTTCCCGCCGGAAAAGCCATCCTCCGTCAGTTCCCGGCCGCTGTCCGGCATAGTCACCGACACGCTGTTGTCCCATGCACTATAAAGGCCGACGGCGATCCGCTGCCCCTTGGTTGCCGCCAGGGTCCAGCCTTGGCGTTGATCGACCCCGAGCGTGCCTTGGACTACCGACCCGATAGATACGGAGCCGACATCGACGATCGGTTGGAGCGGAGCTGACTGGTAGGTTGTGGAGGGCGGTCGCGGATTCATCGCGCGGCTACATCGTCCGACCGCCACTACGACGAGCCCGGCCACCATCACTATAAAGATGACGACATGCAGTGGCCGCGATGCGTCCAAGCCTCTTGGTACCTGCATGATAATCTGCCCTCAGTCTGGGCGAGATACTAGCAGTCCGAGGACGTGGCAGCCAACACTCAGCTCTCTTCGGAAACGGGCGCCGCAACCGGCCGCGTGCTCGGTGGGCGGCCAACCGTCTTGGCCAAGTCCGCCACATCGATGAAGAAATCGGCCTGCCGCCGCAGGTCGTCCGAGATCATGGGCGTGGATGTGGTCAGCGTCGACACAACCGTCACCCGCTTGCCCTTGCGCTGCAAGGTCGCCACCAGCGCGGTGAAGTCGCCATCACCCGAAAACAGCACCATATGGTCGTAAAACGGGGCCAGTTCCAGCGCATCGACGCAAAGCTCGATGTCCATGTTGCCCTTCACCTTGCGCCGTCCCGCCGCATCGGTGAATTCCTTGGCCGGCTTGGTCACGACTGTGAAGCCATTATAGTCCAGCCAGTCGATCAGCGGCCGGATCGAGGAGTATTCCTGATCCTCCACCAGCGCCGTGTAGTAGTTGGCGCGCAGCAGGTACGCGCGCGCATTGAAATCGGCGAGCAGCTTCCGATAGTCGATATCGATGCCGATGGCCTTGGACGTGGCATAAAGATTGGCGCCGTCGATAAAGAGTACGATCTTCTCGCGCGGGTCGATGGGCATCTCAAATCTCCCGATATGCGGCACGCCGCTCAAATTGTCGCGTCGCCGAGGCGACTAAAATAAGTTCCGCAGAGAACGTTAAATTAATTTCGGTATTCGCACGTTTCATCTTCAGTGGCAAGATGTCCCTCCTGGGCGGTGGGAACGTGCGGGGCAGGGCAGGCGATGCTTGTGCCTGCCGCACCTCTCGTGTATGGGGTGCGTTCATTCCATAAATTTTGGAGACGTCTGTGGCACGCGTCACCGTTGAAGACTGCATCGAAAAGATCGAAAACCGCTTCGATCTCGTTCTCATGGCCGCGCACCGCGCACGCATGATTTCGTCGGGCTCCCAGATCACCGTCTCGCGCGACAACGACAAGAATCCCGTTGTTGCCCTTCGCGAAATCGGCGACGGCGCCATCTCTCCCGATGACCTGCGCGAGGACCTGATCCACTCGCTGCAGAAGTATGTCGAGGTCGACGAGCCTGAGAGCCACGCCGCTCCGCTGATTGAAAGCGCCGGCGACGACGATTCGATCAATTTCGACACCATCAGCGAAGAAGAACTGCTGCGCGGCATCGAAAGCCTGGCCCCGCCAGAACGCCGCGACGACTGATTTTTTGGTCTGTCGGCCTGCATTCAGCACCCTCGGCGCGAGCCGGGGGTGTTTTATTTTGGCGATAGGCCGTTCACCACGATGTCATTCCGGCGAAGGCCGGAATCCATGTCCGTGGCCATCCGCGACATCCAGCTTGCGGCCAAATGCGTGACATGGATCCCGGCCTGCGCCGGGATGACACCGCGATTACAAGGGCGACACGCCTTCCCATCGCCACCCAACTCAGATACTCCCTCCGCCACCCTTCCCAAATCCAATCAAAGCGCTAAGCTCATTTCTTCGAGCGAGCGGCGACCACCCCAATGATGCGTCAGTACGAGCTTGTCGAACGCGTTCAGGCCTATAACCCGAACGCCGACGAGAATTTGTTGAACAAGGCCTATGTCTACGCCATGCAGAAGCATGGCTCGCAGAAGCGTGCCTCCGGCGACCCCTATTTCAATCATCCGCTCGAAGTCGCCGCCATTCTCACCGAGCTCAAGCTCGATGACGCCTCGATCGCCGTGGGCCTGCTGCACGACACCATCGAGGATACCGATGCCACCCGTGCCGAGATCGACCAGCTCTTCGGCTCAGAAATCGGCGCCATCGTCGATGGCCTGACCAAGATCGAGCGTCTCAACCTGGTTTCCCGCGAGGAAGCTCAGGCCGAGAACCTGCGCAAGCTGCTACTGGCCATCAGCCAGGACGTCCGCGTGCTGTTGGTCAAGCTCGCCGACCGTCTCCACAACATGCGCACCCTGCAATACATGCCACCCGAAAAGCGGACGCGTATCGCCCAGGAAACCATGGATATCTATGCCCCGCTCGCCGGACGCATGGGTATGCAGGACATGCGCAACGAGCTGGAAGACATCTCGTTCAAGATCCTCCAGCCCGAGCATTACGACGCCATCGTCGCCCGCCTCGACGAGATGCAGGCCGAGTATCGCGAGACCATCTCCACCATCTCGACCGAGCTCAGCGAGCGCCTCGCTGCCGAGGGTATCACCGCGCGCGTCAAGGCAAGGGTGAAGTCGCCCTTCTCGATCTTCAACAAGATCGAACGCAAGTCGATTGCGCTGGAGCAGCTCTCCGACATGATCGGCTTCCGCGTCATCGTCGGCTCGCCCGAGGAGTGCTACCGCACTGTCGGCGTCGTCCATACCCGCTGGAAGGTCGTGCCCGGCCGCTTCAAGGACTATATCTCGGTCCCCAAGCACAACGATTACCAGTCCATCCACACCACAATCGTCGGCCCCGGCCGCCAGCGCGTCGAGCTGCAGATCCGCACCGAGGAGATGGACCGCGTCGCTGAATTCGGCATCGCCGCGCATGCCCTTTATAAGGATGGCGCCTCCGCCGATCTCAGCCGCATCGAGAACGAATCCCAGGCTTATGGCTCACTGCGCCAGACCATCGGCCACCTGACGACCGGCAACTCGTCTACCGAGGATTTCCTCGAATACACCAAGCTCGAGCTGTTTCAGGACCAGGTGTTCTGCTTCACCCCGCGCGGTCGCCTCATCGCGCTGCCACGCGGCGCGACGCCCATCGACTTCGCCTACGCGCTGCATACCGATATCGGCGACACCACGGTCGGCGCCAAGATCAACGGCGCCATCCTGCCGCTGGTGACCCAGCTCCGGTCCGGCGACGAAGTCGAAATCATTCGCGACCAGAACCACGTGCCGCCGATGAACTGGCTGGGCATCGCCGCCACCGGGAAGGCACGCGCCGCTATCCGCCGTTCGGTCCGTCATGCCGCCACCCAACGCGCCTTTGCCCTGGGCGAGCACGTGCTCAACATGATGCTCGAACGCGAAGGCGTCATGCTCGACGACAGCGAGGCCAAGGCGCTCGCTGAAGCCCTCAACACCGCCAGCCGCCGCGACCTGCTGATTGCGGTCGGCGAAGGCAAGATCGGCTCCGAGCCGCTGGGCGCCGAACTGGCTCGCATCAAGGGCCTGCGCAAGCGCCGCCGCAAGCTCGATCTGCCAGTGGCCGATACGGCCGATGGCTGGTTCGCCCTGCGTGCCACCGATCTCTTCCGCTTCCGCGTCCCGGGCGGCCAGCGCTCAGGCTCCCGCGCCAAGGCCGCTCTAGCCCAGCTCGATTTCCATATGCCGGTCACGGTATCGGGGGAGGGCGTTGTGCCCGGCGATCGCCTCGTCGGCATCCTCCAGCCCGACACTCCCATGCTGGTCTATCCCATCCATTCCGAAGCGCTGATCGACAAGCACGACAGCGATGTGGCCTGGGTCGACGTGCGCTGGAACCTCAAGAGCGGCGACGACAAGCTCTATCC contains:
- a CDS encoding OmpA family protein; amino-acid sequence: MIRDLLKWIVPGLATVLGGTTLCLAMTSTDITDNLAARSTEAAQRGGYHWAELSFDMRDITLSGTTTDQALVDTLAHRLGDLPGIRSVTTKVTLAPVASPYRLEASLENGIVSLDGGVPDETTRQHLLDVAGLKQGNLELRSGMPDRQAWTSGAEFALAQLKYLDQGQVAIDDLTVNLTGRAKSERDFRDLLIVMRAGAPAGVTLGEVAITPALVSPYQWSATSDGKRIDVTGFVPDETLVERFRTAEVAGLPVATGLALGSGEPAGFAELSQKLIEQLARLEYGSATITDGESTLTGAPPTAEVAQAIVTELGAAGSIIVLDPPRIEDYWVSATLQPGGLMVFDGYAPDEATRAALGERPGADITWLKLGRGAPERYQSAVDFGLAALGQMSEGRFALRDNIVTLTGVASSAAEYKALLSTVAGSAPQGLVLARAEILAPRASTYEWTASKDASGKVVLSGFAPNPDAAATLLAAAGTGASETLTYASGEPINFVASAQTGLALLQWLGDGRISFDGSGWLVTGTARTPIDKGALEADFVTRQLASAGWSMAVAEPAPVIPEASPYNWSATRSDGAVTLAGHVPTAALQRFLAVHSGDGVNDTTALATGAPADFVAAATAALDAVLALYQATASYDGTTWSLTGVATTAEARDATLATLAAATDTATWSIDVSAPDPVPVATVPYVWSATKAADGVVTLTGLIPADALQRFVAVRAGDGVIDQTTVDPTAPAGFAEDVLAAIDALAALSEGSARFDGTQWSIDGALSSVADSATIDAALATATTPADAWQLTLMSPPPEPTVAEEPPVAEEPVTAEEPVASAEPLATEEPAVEPAEPEAPAEPVIDPAYAFSATRSADGAMILSGQVPADPALRYFAAITKGDIVAVTLAQGAPAGFLPSAEIGLRALLQLSQGQLDFAAGAWTLSGTAADAATRDAIVAAIGADSAAIWSTSIDVPPPVPEPTASPTPEPSSAPPAKADISACLAPLAEFSARNAILFQSGAAIIAAESEPALDELAVDLGACPDAVVHVEGHTDADGDEQLNMALSVARAEAVVNALIERGVTAARLYAVGYGESTPIADNDTSAGKRLNRRIVVTVTDDHY
- a CDS encoding alpha/beta fold hydrolase; amino-acid sequence: MPRQRTVPADHPAFANLPVSQVTLAGGLRAAVHVAGRLSSRRLPVICIPGYQRNMSDFTEFAGYFRRMGGGEWPVVLIDLPGRGRADNRARAEDYGSLADARDVASIIMALGIDRAIMLGQGQGGQVAMALAAMHPLLFAGTVLLDSGPVTDSRGIVRLRNNLAHVEALRGTKAVTAGFRRILGGDYPGLPDDRLDELMGRSHAIDKRGRPQPLYDPRLVAALADINFDDVLMAQWPLFDALTCAPLMLMRTQLTDQLRRETFDEMTRRRPDAVALTIAGQGSPALFDQREEIEAVAEFVISTSTKLLGRAA
- a CDS encoding lytic transglycosylase domain-containing protein, with product MKQSFRASVIAAVLGLASFAPLFLATANDGIDTVTTGAVQPSVSMPVADAKGSAAFRTALQTLIGGDPVAAYDLASGLPNAVERRAVQWAAIYFNGGKIDYQSVERFAADAPGFAPDGTYRTRIEQALTAGEPDDATVIGTLGSAPPETIDGQIALAAAYLSTGETDKATQLARSLWIDNFLTETLEQTVLAKLGSLLDRETHWQRAMHLMMHDRARGSERLVEFLSPEQVSLVVARAAVSRDADNAKALLDAVDPSMQDNPVFIFSRAQRARQFELWQSAVDWLAKAPDEAPDMAEWWYERRTLVRRLLDVGQPGLAYQAAAGYTHGPEGRLVEAHFHAGWIALSFLKDAAAAKTHFEAMLPHSTLADSVTQANYWLARANLALGDQAGAQAAFEAAAKLGTVYYGQLARAELGQAGVDIRPLPDWQASQTLFDSNEIVRAVRLLAANGQRDMAVPLLRHYGNGLQSGPELLLAARLAQEIGAHYLAIGIANTADQRGTPLDLFSFPKDGVPADAQLATDRAAVYAIARQESMFQVDAVSSAGARGLMQLMPGTARDVARDVGIDYSPSRLVSDAAYNALLGSTYLATQLKRYDGSLVLAAAAYNAGPGNANKWIAAYGDPRASNVDPVIWVELIPFQETRLYVKRVLGNYLVYRERLGDSRITLQQALRTIQ
- the dapA gene encoding 4-hydroxy-tetrahydrodipicolinate synthase, producing MLRGSITALITPMLNGNVDEKAFASFVDWQISEGTHGLVPVGTTGESPTVSHEEHRRVVEICVEVANRRVPVIAGAGSNSTAEAVSLAKFAEQTGADAVLSVVPYYNKPNQEGLFQHFSAVAKAIGIPVILYSVPGRTIVDLAVDTIARLHDAHANIIGVKDATGNLERATMQRNKLGKDFILLSGDDSTALGFNAHGGHGCISVTSNVAPRLCSQMQELSLAGDFVGARAINDKLAYLHKDLFMEPNPSPAKYVANRLNLCANEMRLPLVPISKPTQDAMDFAIAHAGLI
- the smpB gene encoding SsrA-binding protein SmpB codes for the protein MAPKNDKAKNGVISHGLVAENRRSRYDYEIGETMEAGLVLTGTEVKSLRLGKAQITESYASPEKGELWLINAHIPEYLQANRFNHEERRPRKLLVSRKQLAHLGEEVSRAGNTIVPLKLFFNDQGRAKVLIGIGKGKKNYDKRETERNRDWNRDKSRIMKEGGRG
- a CDS encoding LabA-like NYN domain-containing protein, with product MPIDPREKIVLFIDGANLYATSKAIGIDIDYRKLLADFNARAYLLRANYYTALVEDQEYSSIRPLIDWLDYNGFTVVTKPAKEFTDAAGRRKVKGNMDIELCVDALELAPFYDHMVLFSGDGDFTALVATLQRKGKRVTVVSTLTTSTPMISDDLRRQADFFIDVADLAKTVGRPPSTRPVAAPVSEES
- the rpoZ gene encoding DNA-directed RNA polymerase subunit omega; amino-acid sequence: MARVTVEDCIEKIENRFDLVLMAAHRARMISSGSQITVSRDNDKNPVVALREIGDGAISPDDLREDLIHSLQKYVEVDEPESHAAPLIESAGDDDSINFDTISEEELLRGIESLAPPERRDD